The Macrobrachium nipponense isolate FS-2020 chromosome 1, ASM1510439v2, whole genome shotgun sequence genome includes a window with the following:
- the LOC135218771 gene encoding tigger transposable element-derived protein 1-like: MGPKKVRAKESGEKKKRMLPIEKGGAEDTFKASRWWFDNFKKRSGIHSVVRHGEAASADVKGAERYIVEFAELLRRKATSRNKSLTAMRRDYFGKKCHGGHTSPKRRTKMPGHKPMKDRLTLALCANASGDCKVKPLLVYHSENPRAFKSHKILKEKTARNVARECNMGMGYAAVFFTDWVNLVFGPSVKEYLQKNNLPLKALLILDNAPAHPPGLQDDILEEFQFVKVLYLPPNTTSILQPMDQQVIANFKKLSQSTCSADALR; the protein is encoded by the exons atggggccaaagaaagtacgTGCAAAGGAGAGTggcgaaaagaagaagagaatgctgcCGATAGAG AAGGGGGGAGCAGAAGACACGTTTAAGGCAAGTCGTTGGTGGTTCgataattttaagaagagaagtGGCATTCATTCGGTGGTGAGGCATGGTGAAGCTGCGAGTGCCGATGTAAAGGGAGCTGAAAGGTACATCGTCGAGTTCGCTGAGCTATTGAGGAGGAAGGCTACATCCCGCAACAAGTCTTTAACTGCGATGAGacgggattattttggaaaaaaatgccacgGAGGACATACATCACCGAAGAGGAGGACGAAGATGCCAggccataaacccatgaaggaccgTCTGACCCTTGCATTGTGTGCAAATGCTAGTGGTGACTGTAAAGTAAAGCCACTGCTAGTCTACCATTCTGAAAATCCTCGAGCGTTCAAGTCAcacaaaattctgaaagaaaaaacTGCACGTAATGTGGCGCGCGAATGCAACATGGGCATGGGTTACGCGGCAGTTTTCTTTACAGATTGGGTAAACCTCGTCTTCGGTCCTTCAGTGAAGGAATATCTTCAAAAGAATAACCTCCCACTGAAAGCCTTATTAATTTTGGATAATGCTCCGGCCCACCCACCTGGTCTTCAAGATGACATTCTCGAGGAGTTCCAGTTTGTGAAAGTCCTCTACCTCCCACCCAACACGACTTCCATCCTGCAACCAATGGATCAGCAGGTcattgcaaattttaaaaagctTTCACAAAGCACTTGTTCCGCCGATGCTTTGAGGTGA